One Streptomyces sp. NBC_00554 DNA segment encodes these proteins:
- a CDS encoding GNAT family N-acetyltransferase: MTSTFPDISISTERLVLRALEDEDVSALAEMMNDEMVAAWTAVPQPFSEDGARSWITDYAPAEREAGRGLDLAVTEFLTQRLVGIIQLAKTNWHVRSTELSYIIAPWARGEGYASEASLATAQWLFRDQKFERIELRTAADNTASQQVAQKIGCISEGVLRGACIARTRTEDGGWTDVRTDYIVWSLLPEDIEGVGDQFADSGFTSFSDWN; this comes from the coding sequence ATGACAAGCACCTTCCCCGACATCTCCATCAGCACGGAGCGGTTGGTACTGCGTGCGCTCGAGGACGAGGACGTCTCCGCCCTGGCCGAGATGATGAACGACGAGATGGTGGCGGCCTGGACGGCGGTGCCCCAGCCCTTCTCCGAGGACGGCGCCCGCTCCTGGATCACCGACTACGCGCCCGCCGAACGAGAGGCGGGCCGCGGACTCGACCTCGCCGTCACCGAGTTCCTCACCCAGCGCCTGGTCGGCATCATCCAGCTCGCCAAGACGAACTGGCATGTGCGGTCCACCGAACTCTCGTACATCATCGCCCCCTGGGCCCGCGGCGAGGGCTACGCCTCCGAGGCCTCGCTCGCGACCGCCCAGTGGCTGTTCCGCGACCAGAAGTTCGAGCGCATCGAACTGCGCACGGCGGCCGACAACACCGCCTCGCAGCAGGTCGCCCAGAAGATCGGCTGCATCAGCGAGGGTGTCCTGCGGGGCGCCTGCATAGCGCGCACCCGTACCGAGGACGGCGGCTGGACGGACGTGCGCACCGACTACATCGTGTGGAGCCTGCTGCCGGAGGACATCGAGGGCGTGGGCGACCAGTTCGCCGACAGTGGTTTCACGTCGTTCTCCGACTGGAACTGA
- the cbiE gene encoding precorrin-6y C5,15-methyltransferase (decarboxylating) subunit CbiE: MADRVTVIGWDGSPLTAAARAALGAATLVAGTAHHLALPEVPKAAERIRLGSVALAARRIANHRGSAVVLADGDPGFFGVVRTLRGPEFGLEVEVVPAVSSVATAFARAGMAWDDAEVVVAHPRTLRRAVNVCRAHTKVAVLTSPGAGPAELGLLMDGVHRTFVICEELGTAREQVTILTSDKAADHTWRDPNVVIVIGGFVAAVEGGGWIAGREPGAGPRGWALPAKAYGGALGEGETDLLRAAQLARLGPRVGDLVWDIGSGSGAFATEAARTGAAVIAVDRNPGSCARTEDSARRFGVQMQIVPGAAPHILEDLPEPDVVRVGGGGAAVVSAVADRRPRVIVTHASTRDAAELIGRGLTEHGYQVECALIQSVELDTRAWTETERSVAFLLTGRLPDRAP, from the coding sequence ATGGCCGACCGGGTCACGGTGATCGGCTGGGACGGCTCGCCGCTGACCGCCGCGGCGCGCGCAGCTCTCGGCGCCGCCACGCTAGTGGCAGGCACGGCCCATCACCTCGCACTCCCCGAGGTGCCCAAGGCCGCCGAACGCATCCGCCTCGGCAGCGTCGCCCTCGCCGCCCGCCGGATCGCCAACCACCGGGGCAGCGCCGTCGTCCTCGCCGACGGGGACCCGGGCTTCTTCGGCGTCGTACGCACCCTGCGGGGACCCGAGTTCGGCCTGGAGGTCGAAGTCGTCCCCGCCGTCTCCTCGGTGGCCACCGCGTTCGCCCGCGCCGGAATGGCCTGGGACGACGCAGAGGTGGTCGTCGCACATCCCCGCACCCTGCGACGCGCGGTGAACGTATGCCGCGCCCACACAAAGGTCGCTGTCCTCACCTCGCCCGGTGCAGGCCCCGCCGAACTCGGCCTCCTCATGGACGGAGTGCACCGCACCTTCGTCATCTGCGAGGAACTCGGCACCGCACGCGAACAGGTCACGATCCTCACCTCCGACAAGGCCGCCGACCACACCTGGCGGGACCCCAACGTCGTCATCGTCATCGGCGGCTTCGTGGCCGCGGTCGAGGGCGGCGGCTGGATCGCCGGACGCGAGCCGGGCGCCGGACCGCGCGGCTGGGCGCTGCCCGCGAAGGCGTACGGCGGCGCACTCGGCGAAGGCGAAACGGATCTGCTGCGCGCCGCCCAACTCGCCCGCCTGGGCCCGCGCGTCGGAGACCTCGTCTGGGACATCGGCTCCGGAAGCGGCGCCTTCGCCACCGAGGCGGCACGCACCGGCGCCGCCGTCATCGCCGTCGACCGGAACCCCGGCTCCTGCGCCCGCACCGAGGACTCCGCCCGCCGCTTCGGCGTCCAGATGCAGATCGTGCCCGGGGCCGCGCCGCACATCCTGGAGGACCTTCCCGAACCCGATGTCGTACGTGTCGGGGGCGGCGGAGCCGCGGTGGTCTCGGCGGTCGCCGACCGTCGTCCACGAGTCATCGTCACGCACGCCTCGACCCGCGACGCGGCCGAACTCATCGGCAGAGGCCTGACGGAGCACGGCTACCAGGTCGAGTGCGCGCTCATCCAGTCCGTCGAACTCGACACAAGGGCATGGACGGAGACGGAACGGAGCGTCGCGTTCCTGCTCACAGGCCGTCTACCCGATCGCGCCCCGTGA